The following are encoded in a window of Flavobacterium cupriresistens genomic DNA:
- a CDS encoding tetratricopeptide repeat protein, giving the protein MKKNTLKYSFFLVFFFLLIACSTKNNTFLSRNSHALSTKYNILYNGGIGLDKGLKSIQGNNQDNFWKMLPIEKMQVDESFADDTKAKNADFEKAETKATKAIQKHSMNIGGREKNSQIDEAYLMLGKARYYDQRFIPALEAFNYILYKYPNSSNIYTAKIWREKTNMRLGNDAIVVKNINKLLKNTDLKKQTFSDANALLAEAFLNLEKRDSAVTKLKIAEEFSRINEDKARYRFILGQLYQEEGKKDSAIYYYDGVIDMNRKADRKYMMHAYAKKAQLYDYETGNDTIFIEKYNKLVADRENRPYYDVLFFEMGVFFDKRKEQENALEFYNKSLDRKSKDPYLIASTYRNIGNMYFKNTDYTMAAKYYDSTLVKLDPKSREFTFIEKNRKNLDNVIKYEAIAKRNDSIITVYGLPAPDRKLYFENYIVELKKKDEAKRILEEKEKEKLANVERNTKADSEPTAVNPQSQPGIVPPGVGVFNPPSANETTSTFYFYNPTTVAYGKLQFRKSWGNRILGGYWRMASSKAANDDAIAKEAAEMTQDSLNAIKDTIVIEKYTTDFYEKQLPATELAMDSIGKERNFAYYQLGLIYKEKFKEYNLASGKLEQLLKNNPEEKLVLPAMYNLYKIYEITDPRKAQEIKSKITTNYPNSRYAQILNNTGNDDLALPEKEYQKWYKLFQEEQFDLVLDNIDNLINQYSGDEIVSKYELLKANTLGKVNGLAAYKKGLENVADNYPNSVEGKNAREILEKQVPNLEKLDFTTVDAKNWKIIYPIANDDTKTGKKVEEAIHKFLDIENFLKLRTSIDRYNKTQSFVVIHGIKSEAYANDLAGVFRDDKKYKISNKAIIISSDNYKIVQIKKNIDVYTAPKIP; this is encoded by the coding sequence TTGAAAAAGAATACTCTTAAATATAGCTTTTTTCTGGTGTTTTTCTTCCTTTTGATAGCCTGCTCTACCAAAAACAACACTTTTTTGTCTCGAAATTCTCATGCTTTAAGTACAAAATATAATATTCTGTACAATGGGGGTATAGGTTTAGACAAGGGATTAAAATCAATTCAAGGCAATAATCAGGATAATTTCTGGAAAATGCTGCCTATTGAGAAAATGCAGGTCGATGAGAGTTTCGCGGATGATACTAAAGCTAAAAATGCGGATTTCGAGAAGGCCGAAACAAAAGCAACAAAAGCCATTCAGAAGCATTCCATGAATATTGGCGGACGGGAAAAAAATTCTCAGATAGACGAGGCCTATCTAATGCTAGGAAAAGCCAGATATTATGATCAGCGTTTTATTCCGGCTTTAGAAGCATTTAATTATATTTTATACAAATATCCCAACAGTAGTAATATTTATACCGCAAAAATCTGGCGCGAGAAAACCAATATGCGTCTGGGAAATGATGCGATTGTTGTAAAAAACATTAACAAATTATTAAAAAACACAGATCTAAAAAAACAAACTTTTTCGGATGCCAATGCACTATTGGCAGAGGCTTTCTTAAATTTAGAAAAGAGAGACAGTGCCGTTACCAAACTTAAAATTGCGGAAGAGTTTAGCCGAATAAATGAAGACAAAGCCCGATACCGTTTTATTTTAGGACAGTTGTATCAGGAAGAAGGTAAAAAAGACAGCGCTATTTATTATTACGACGGAGTTATTGATATGAATCGAAAAGCCGATCGAAAATATATGATGCATGCTTATGCAAAAAAGGCACAACTGTATGATTATGAAACGGGTAATGATACCATTTTTATTGAAAAATACAATAAGCTGGTAGCAGATCGTGAGAACAGACCTTATTATGATGTACTGTTTTTTGAAATGGGTGTCTTTTTTGATAAAAGGAAAGAACAGGAAAATGCCTTAGAATTCTACAACAAATCATTGGACAGAAAATCCAAAGATCCTTATCTCATTGCTTCCACCTATCGAAATATCGGAAATATGTATTTTAAAAATACAGATTATACTATGGCTGCGAAATATTATGACAGTACATTGGTAAAATTAGATCCCAAAAGCAGAGAGTTTACATTTATAGAAAAAAACAGAAAAAACTTAGACAATGTTATAAAATACGAGGCCATTGCCAAACGCAATGACAGTATTATTACCGTTTATGGTTTACCGGCTCCCGACCGAAAGTTATATTTTGAAAACTATATAGTTGAGCTTAAAAAGAAAGACGAAGCCAAACGTATTCTGGAGGAAAAAGAAAAAGAGAAACTGGCTAATGTAGAGCGTAATACAAAAGCAGATAGTGAACCAACGGCAGTTAATCCACAATCTCAGCCGGGTATTGTTCCTCCCGGTGTTGGAGTTTTTAATCCGCCATCTGCTAATGAGACAACAAGTACCTTTTATTTTTACAATCCAACAACGGTTGCTTATGGTAAGTTGCAATTTAGAAAGTCTTGGGGGAACAGAATCTTAGGAGGTTATTGGAGAATGGCTTCATCAAAAGCGGCAAACGATGATGCAATAGCAAAAGAAGCAGCAGAGATGACTCAGGATTCTTTAAATGCGATAAAAGACACCATTGTTATCGAAAAATACACGACAGATTTTTATGAAAAACAGCTTCCCGCTACAGAGTTGGCTATGGATAGCATTGGAAAAGAGCGCAATTTTGCGTACTATCAATTAGGGCTTATTTACAAGGAAAAGTTTAAAGAATACAATTTGGCGAGTGGTAAATTGGAGCAATTATTGAAAAATAATCCAGAAGAAAAATTGGTTTTACCAGCCATGTACAATTTGTACAAGATTTACGAAATTACAGATCCGCGAAAAGCTCAGGAGATAAAATCGAAAATTACCACAAACTATCCAAATTCAAGATATGCACAAATCTTAAATAACACAGGTAACGATGATTTGGCACTCCCGGAAAAAGAATATCAAAAATGGTATAAATTATTCCAGGAAGAACAATTTGATTTGGTCTTGGACAATATTGATAATTTAATCAATCAATATTCCGGAGATGAGATCGTTTCTAAGTATGAATTATTGAAAGCGAATACATTAGGAAAAGTAAATGGTCTGGCAGCGTATAAGAAAGGCTTAGAAAATGTTGCCGATAATTATCCGAATAGTGTAGAAGGGAAAAATGCGCGTGAAATTTTAGAAAAACAAGTTCCAAACTTAGAAAAACTTGATTTTACAACTGTTGATGCAAAGAATTGGAAAATTATCTATCCAATTGCTAATGATGATACTAAGACTGGAAAAAAAGTCGAGGAAGCAATTCACAAGTTTTTAGACATAGAGAATTTCCTAAAACTTAGAACATCTATCGATAGGTACAATAAAACCCAGAGTTTTGTGGTTATTCATGGTATAAAGTCGGAAGCTTACGCTAATGATCTTGCCGGTGTTTTCAGAGATGATAAAAAATACAAAATCTCAAATAAGGCAATTATTATCTCGAGCGACAATTATAAAATAGTTCAAATTAAAAAAAATATTGACGTTTACACAGCCCCCAAAATCCCATAA
- a CDS encoding bactofilin family protein, with the protein MFDKVKKNGTELLGKTNRIVEGTSIIGDIVSKADFRLDGELIGNFTSQGKLVIGVSGVVKGEIVCNNADIEGEFQGKIKVLEVLNIKATAQIHGEVTVGKLSIEPGADFTATCSMLTNTNEVKLINGKGAEQKS; encoded by the coding sequence ATGTTTGATAAAGTAAAAAAAAACGGAACAGAACTCTTAGGAAAAACCAATAGAATAGTAGAAGGAACCTCGATTATAGGCGACATCGTTTCAAAAGCCGATTTTAGATTAGATGGCGAATTAATAGGTAATTTTACCTCACAAGGAAAATTGGTTATCGGAGTTTCCGGTGTTGTAAAAGGTGAAATCGTTTGTAATAATGCTGATATTGAAGGAGAATTTCAAGGAAAAATAAAGGTTTTAGAAGTTCTTAATATAAAAGCCACAGCGCAAATTCACGGAGAAGTTACCGTAGGAAAACTTTCTATAGAACCCGGTGCCGATTTTACAGCGACTTGCAGTATGTTAACCAATACCAACGAAGTAAAACTAATAAATGGAAAAGGAGCCGAACAAAAGTCCTAA
- a CDS encoding AtpZ/AtpI family protein: MEKEPNKSPNNKWIALINIPIQMGAIIFLFSYLGTWLDDNHPSEKVYYNKILVMVGVAIALYNVIRQVNEINKTK; this comes from the coding sequence ATGGAAAAGGAGCCGAACAAAAGTCCTAACAATAAGTGGATTGCACTCATTAATATTCCAATTCAAATGGGTGCGATTATTTTTTTGTTTTCTTATTTAGGAACTTGGTTAGATGACAATCACCCAAGTGAAAAAGTGTACTACAATAAAATCTTAGTCATGGTTGGCGTTGCTATAGCATTATATAATGTAATTCGCCAGGTAAACGAAATTAACAAGACAAAGTAA
- the atpB gene encoding F0F1 ATP synthase subunit A, which yields MVISNKPLRFILTAAFVACLPLMSFSNVEKDSAHVQTEEAHAAGAEGHHAEPTDVKSKIKGFIKHHVLDSHDFTLTQDDETGKHYGFPLPVIIWDNGLHVFSSSKFNHGHAVAESNGNYYVINHHDGKIYRTDASGEITEDEKSGHPTNVRPIDFSITKTVVSILAAALLMFWLFTSLAKSYGKNGGIASGVGRIFEPLVVYIRDEVAIPNIGEKHYKKYMSYLLTIFFFVLFLNIFGLTPLGINATGNLTITFSLAILTFLITNLTANKNYWGHIFWMPGVPKPMRIILAPIELLGVFIKPFSLMIRLYANIFAGHIVLMSIIGLMFIFKSWIGSSLSFGLSFVLSILEILVAFLQAYIFTMLSALYFGSAVEEHHHEEEAHH from the coding sequence ATGGTGATTTCAAACAAACCACTCAGATTTATTCTTACAGCAGCTTTCGTAGCCTGTCTGCCATTAATGAGTTTTTCAAATGTTGAGAAAGACTCAGCACATGTACAAACTGAAGAAGCTCATGCAGCCGGTGCAGAAGGACATCATGCTGAGCCAACAGACGTAAAATCAAAAATAAAAGGATTTATAAAACATCACGTTTTAGACTCTCATGATTTTACCTTAACACAAGATGATGAAACAGGAAAACATTATGGTTTCCCATTACCTGTTATTATCTGGGATAATGGTTTACACGTTTTTTCTTCATCAAAATTCAACCATGGTCATGCTGTGGCAGAATCAAACGGGAACTATTATGTAATTAATCATCATGATGGTAAAATTTACAGAACAGATGCTTCTGGAGAAATTACTGAAGATGAGAAATCGGGTCACCCTACAAATGTTCGTCCTATTGACTTTTCTATTACTAAAACAGTAGTCTCTATTTTGGCAGCTGCATTGTTAATGTTTTGGTTATTTACAAGTTTAGCAAAATCGTATGGTAAAAACGGAGGAATTGCTTCTGGAGTTGGAAGAATTTTCGAACCATTAGTAGTTTACATTCGTGACGAAGTTGCTATTCCTAATATTGGAGAGAAACACTATAAAAAATACATGAGTTATTTATTGACTATATTCTTTTTTGTATTGTTTTTGAATATTTTTGGATTAACACCACTGGGGATAAATGCTACAGGTAACTTAACAATTACTTTTTCTTTGGCAATCCTTACTTTCTTAATCACAAATCTTACTGCAAATAAAAATTACTGGGGTCATATTTTTTGGATGCCGGGAGTGCCAAAACCAATGAGAATTATTTTGGCGCCAATTGAGTTGTTAGGAGTTTTCATCAAACCATTTTCGTTAATGATTCGTTTATACGCTAACATCTTTGCAGGTCACATCGTATTAATGAGTATTATTGGATTAATGTTTATCTTTAAAAGCTGGATTGGAAGCAGTCTTTCTTTTGGATTGTCATTTGTACTTTCAATACTTGAAATTTTAGTTGCCTTTTTACAAGCCTATATTTTTACCATGCTGTCTGCACTTTATTTTGGTTCAGCAGTAGAAGAGCATCATCACGAAGAAGAAGCTCACCATTAA
- the atpE gene encoding ATP synthase F0 subunit C — protein sequence MVIPNIIGAGLIVIGAALGIGRIGGSAMDAIARQPEASGKIQTAMLIAAALIEGIGFAALFAS from the coding sequence ATGGTAATTCCAAATATCATTGGAGCTGGATTAATTGTAATCGGAGCAGCATTAGGAATCGGTAGAATCGGTGGTTCAGCAATGGACGCTATCGCTCGTCAACCAGAAGCTTCTGGAAAAATCCAAACTGCTATGCTTATTGCAGCAGCACTTATTGAAGGTATTGGTTTCGCTGCGTTATTCGCATCTTAA
- a CDS encoding F0F1 ATP synthase subunit B produces the protein MDKLIYQFEFGLFFWQILIFVGLVLLLKKFAWKPILDAVNEREQGIKDALLSAENARQEMQNLQADNQRILNEARAERDAMLKEAREIKEKMIADSKNEAQLQGLKMIEQAKAAIESEKNAAMAELKSQVSTLSLSIAEKLLKEELSNKEAQTRLVEKMLGDVKLN, from the coding sequence ATGGATAAGTTAATATATCAGTTCGAGTTTGGTTTGTTCTTTTGGCAAATATTAATATTTGTTGGATTAGTACTTTTGTTGAAAAAATTTGCTTGGAAACCAATTCTGGATGCAGTAAATGAAAGAGAGCAAGGTATTAAAGATGCATTACTTTCTGCTGAAAACGCAAGACAAGAAATGCAAAATTTACAAGCTGACAATCAAAGAATTTTGAATGAAGCTCGTGCTGAACGTGATGCAATGTTGAAAGAAGCTCGTGAGATCAAAGAGAAAATGATCGCAGATTCTAAAAACGAAGCGCAATTGCAAGGTCTTAAAATGATCGAGCAAGCTAAGGCTGCTATCGAAAGCGAAAAAAATGCTGCTATGGCAGAATTGAAATCTCAAGTTTCAACTTTATCATTAAGCATTGCTGAAAAATTGTTAAAAGAAGAATTATCTAACAAAGAAGCTCAAACTAGATTAGTTGAGAAAATGTTAGGTGACGTAAAGCTAAACTAA
- the atpH gene encoding ATP synthase F1 subunit delta → MASTRAAIRYAKAILDLANSKGVAEVVNNDMKSIASTIDTNAELSTFIQNPTTKVEVKESALLEVFANVNGVTKGLFHLLFENKRFEILAEIAIEYSKLFDEGNGIEVAKVTTAIPMDAALEAKVLAKIATLSDKKITIENTVDASIIGGFILRIGDQQYNASVANRLQVLKRELSN, encoded by the coding sequence ATGGCAAGTACAAGAGCAGCAATTCGTTATGCAAAAGCAATTCTGGACTTAGCAAACTCTAAAGGTGTTGCCGAAGTTGTCAATAATGACATGAAATCGATTGCGTCTACAATTGATACCAATGCAGAATTAAGTACTTTTATTCAAAACCCAACTACAAAAGTTGAAGTGAAGGAAAGTGCTCTTTTAGAAGTTTTCGCAAATGTAAATGGAGTAACTAAAGGTTTATTTCACTTATTGTTTGAGAACAAAAGATTTGAGATTCTGGCAGAAATTGCTATAGAATACAGTAAATTATTTGACGAAGGAAATGGAATCGAAGTAGCAAAAGTTACAACAGCAATTCCTATGGATGCTGCATTAGAAGCTAAAGTTTTAGCTAAAATCGCAACATTGTCAGATAAAAAAATAACAATAGAAAATACGGTAGATGCTTCAATTATTGGAGGGTTTATTTTAAGAATAGGAGATCAACAATACAATGCTTCTGTTGCAAACAGATTGCAAGTATTAAAAAGAGAGTTAAGTAATTAG
- the atpA gene encoding F0F1 ATP synthase subunit alpha, with translation MAEIKPAEISAILRKQVEGFESGATLEEVGTVLQVGDGIARIYGLSNVQYGELVEFDNGLEAIVLNLEEDNVGVVLLGPSTGIKEGSTAKRTQRIASLKVGEQMVGRVVNTLGFPIDGKGPIGGDLYEMPLERKAPGVIFRQPVTEPLQTGIKAVDAMIPVGRGQRELVIGDRQTGKSTVCIDTILNQKEFYDAGKPVFCIYVAIGQKASTVAGIAKMLEEKGAMAYTVIVAANASDPAPMQVYAPFAGAAIGEYFRDSGRPALIVYDDLSKQAVAYREVSLLLRRPPGREAYPGDVFYLHSRLLERACKVIADDGIAKNMNDLPDSIKPIVKGGGSLTALPIIETQAGDVSAYIPTNVISITDGQIFLDGDLFNSGVRPAINVGISVSRVGGNAQIKSMKKVSGTLKLDQAQFRELEAFAKFGSDLDSVTLNVIEKGKRNVEILKQGLNDPYTVENQVAIIYAGSKNLLRNVPVNKVKEFEADFLAYLNSKHKDTLNALKAGKLDDNITDVIEKAAKEISAKYN, from the coding sequence ATGGCGGAAATCAAACCTGCTGAAATTTCAGCAATATTAAGAAAGCAAGTAGAAGGTTTTGAATCTGGTGCTACGCTAGAGGAAGTGGGAACAGTACTTCAAGTTGGAGATGGTATTGCTCGTATTTACGGGTTATCTAATGTACAATACGGTGAGTTAGTTGAATTCGATAACGGACTTGAAGCAATTGTATTGAACCTTGAAGAAGACAATGTTGGTGTGGTACTTTTAGGACCATCAACAGGTATCAAAGAAGGATCAACTGCAAAAAGAACACAACGTATCGCTTCTCTTAAAGTAGGTGAGCAAATGGTAGGACGTGTAGTAAACACGCTTGGTTTTCCAATTGACGGAAAAGGACCAATTGGTGGAGACTTATACGAAATGCCGTTAGAAAGAAAAGCTCCTGGAGTTATCTTTCGTCAGCCAGTTACGGAGCCATTACAAACAGGTATTAAGGCAGTAGATGCTATGATCCCGGTTGGTCGTGGACAACGTGAGCTTGTAATCGGTGACCGTCAAACAGGTAAGTCAACTGTTTGTATCGATACAATCTTAAATCAAAAAGAATTTTACGATGCAGGAAAACCTGTATTCTGTATATATGTTGCAATTGGGCAAAAAGCTTCAACTGTAGCAGGAATTGCTAAAATGTTAGAAGAAAAAGGTGCAATGGCGTATACCGTTATTGTTGCAGCTAATGCTTCTGATCCAGCTCCAATGCAAGTTTATGCTCCTTTCGCAGGTGCTGCAATTGGAGAATATTTCAGAGATTCAGGTCGTCCGGCTTTAATTGTTTATGATGATTTATCTAAACAAGCGGTTGCTTACCGTGAGGTTTCTCTTTTATTAAGAAGACCACCGGGACGTGAGGCATATCCTGGAGACGTTTTCTACTTACACTCTCGTTTATTAGAGCGTGCTTGTAAAGTAATTGCTGATGATGGAATTGCTAAAAACATGAATGATTTACCAGACTCTATTAAGCCTATCGTAAAAGGTGGTGGTTCATTAACTGCTTTACCAATTATCGAAACTCAAGCTGGTGACGTTTCTGCTTATATCCCAACAAACGTAATCTCGATTACAGATGGTCAGATTTTCCTTGATGGAGATTTGTTCAACTCTGGAGTACGTCCTGCGATCAACGTAGGTATCTCAGTATCTCGTGTTGGAGGTAATGCACAGATTAAATCTATGAAGAAAGTTTCTGGAACTTTAAAATTAGATCAAGCTCAATTCCGTGAATTAGAAGCTTTTGCTAAATTTGGTTCTGACTTAGATTCTGTTACTTTAAACGTAATTGAAAAAGGAAAAAGAAACGTTGAAATCTTGAAACAAGGTTTAAACGATCCTTATACAGTAGAAAATCAAGTAGCTATTATTTACGCTGGTTCTAAAAACTTATTAAGAAACGTTCCTGTAAATAAAGTAAAAGAATTCGAAGCTGATTTCTTAGCATACTTAAACAGCAAGCATAAAGATACTCTTAATGCTTTAAAAGCTGGTAAGTTAGATGACAACATCACTGATGTTATCGAAAAAGCAGCAAAAGAAATTTCAGCAAAATATAACTAA
- the atpG gene encoding ATP synthase F1 subunit gamma encodes MANLKEIRNRITSVSSTMQITSAMKMVSAAKLKKAQDAITAMRPYAEKLTELLQNLSATLDGEVGGDYTTQREVKKVLLVAITSNRGLCGAFNTNIIKETKNRTQFYAGKQVDVFPIGKKGNDVLVKTHKVHGHHNAIFDHLTFDNVAAIADNLTEKFLTGEYDRIELIYNQFKNAATQIVQVEQFLPLVPIKSDVPVSTGDYIFEPSKEEIVLTLIPKSLKTQLYKGIRDSFASEHGARMTAMHKATDNATELRNQLKLTYNKARQASITNEILEIVGGAEALNG; translated from the coding sequence ATGGCAAATTTAAAGGAAATCCGTAATAGAATTACTTCCGTTTCATCGACGATGCAGATTACATCGGCTATGAAAATGGTTTCTGCTGCAAAGCTTAAGAAAGCACAAGATGCAATCACTGCAATGCGCCCTTATGCCGAGAAATTAACGGAGTTGTTACAAAATCTTTCCGCTACACTTGATGGTGAAGTAGGAGGAGATTATACAACACAACGTGAAGTAAAAAAAGTATTACTTGTTGCGATAACTTCGAACAGAGGTTTATGTGGCGCTTTTAATACTAACATTATTAAAGAGACTAAAAACCGTACTCAGTTTTACGCAGGAAAACAAGTAGATGTTTTTCCTATTGGTAAAAAAGGAAACGATGTTTTAGTTAAAACGCATAAAGTTCACGGTCATCATAATGCAATTTTTGATCATTTAACTTTTGATAATGTTGCTGCAATTGCAGATAACTTAACTGAAAAATTCTTGACAGGAGAGTACGACAGAATCGAATTGATATACAATCAATTTAAAAATGCCGCTACTCAAATCGTTCAGGTTGAGCAATTTTTACCGTTAGTTCCAATTAAATCTGATGTACCGGTTTCAACTGGAGATTATATTTTTGAGCCTTCAAAAGAAGAAATCGTGTTGACTTTGATTCCTAAATCATTGAAAACACAATTATATAAAGGAATTCGTGATTCATTTGCTTCAGAACATGGAGCGCGTATGACAGCTATGCACAAAGCAACTGACAATGCAACTGAATTGAGAAACCAATTAAAATTGACTTACAATAAAGCACGTCAGGCATCTATTACTAACGAAATCTTAGAGATCGTTGGTGGAGCAGAAGCTTTGAACGGATAA
- a CDS encoding GNAT family N-acetyltransferase has translation MKLQILELTTIPEMLAQIETMRFLYPNLTVEKYEAYLSEMVPRNYIQIGVFEEEQCVGITGCWTATKLWTGKYLEIDNFVVDPGQRSKGIGKLLTDYIEQKALDSDCSSIVLDAFTGNFAAHRFYYNQGYGPKGFHFVKILDETKLTH, from the coding sequence ATGAAACTACAAATACTAGAACTTACTACGATCCCGGAAATGCTGGCACAAATTGAAACCATGCGATTTCTTTATCCGAATCTAACTGTTGAAAAATACGAAGCTTATCTTTCTGAGATGGTACCGCGTAATTATATCCAAATAGGCGTCTTTGAAGAAGAGCAATGTGTGGGAATTACCGGTTGTTGGACCGCAACTAAATTATGGACCGGTAAATATCTCGAAATAGATAATTTTGTTGTTGATCCCGGACAGCGATCTAAAGGAATTGGAAAATTATTAACAGATTATATCGAACAAAAGGCTTTAGATTCTGATTGCAGCAGCATTGTTCTAGATGCTTTCACCGGTAATTTTGCAGCGCATCGTTTCTATTATAATCAAGGTTATGGGCCCAAAGGCTTTCATTTTGTTAAAATTTTGGACGAAACAAAATTAACACACTAA
- a CDS encoding lipopolysaccharide biosynthesis protein, which produces MGLYKNLFKQTAIYGLATVLPRMLSFLLVRLYTGILPTAEYGEVSIVLSWMVFFNVVLSYGMETAFFRFYSAEDDKKNVIATATISIFWSSIGFLFAALIFRNTLANWAEVDSQYITYSVWILVLDALVLVPFSKLRANQRPMVYAAIKIGNVVINMVLNFFFLIYLPKLAIANPNSVWDNLYIENFQIAYIFIANLLASLATFVVLSPNYLSLGRKFDPVLWKKMMKYGLPILVAGLAFAVNEHFDKILLGYLLPENLAKSEVGAYSACYKLGLFMVLFATAFRLGIEPFFFSHAKNANAPQTYAVITKYFVIFGSLILLGVIVFADFLKFLLLDNKSYWEAMKVVPLIILANFFLGIYNNLSVWYKLTDQTKIGAYISIVGAIVTLVLNYFLIPKYSYYGSAIATISAYGSMMLISYILGNKYYPIPYDMKKIGAYLGISIAFSAISFYGFREKYYVGIPLLLIFIYFVYHNEKDTIKGIMNRK; this is translated from the coding sequence TTGGGATTATATAAAAATCTATTCAAACAAACGGCTATTTATGGACTAGCGACGGTGTTACCGCGAATGCTAAGTTTTTTATTAGTACGCTTGTATACCGGTATTTTACCAACGGCAGAATACGGAGAAGTTTCTATCGTTTTATCCTGGATGGTCTTCTTTAACGTAGTGCTTTCTTATGGAATGGAAACGGCATTTTTTAGGTTTTATAGTGCAGAAGACGATAAAAAGAATGTGATTGCTACAGCGACAATATCAATATTCTGGTCTTCAATTGGGTTTTTGTTTGCAGCATTAATTTTTAGAAATACGCTGGCAAATTGGGCGGAAGTCGACTCACAGTATATTACGTATTCCGTTTGGATTTTAGTTCTGGACGCGCTGGTTTTGGTGCCATTTTCTAAACTTAGAGCCAATCAGAGACCAATGGTTTATGCGGCAATAAAGATTGGAAATGTGGTAATAAACATGGTATTGAATTTTTTCTTTTTAATATACTTACCCAAACTTGCCATCGCAAACCCAAATTCAGTTTGGGATAATTTATATATTGAAAACTTCCAGATCGCTTATATTTTCATAGCCAACTTATTAGCCAGTTTGGCCACTTTTGTTGTATTATCCCCAAATTATCTTTCGCTTGGACGAAAATTCGATCCGGTACTTTGGAAAAAGATGATGAAATATGGTTTACCTATTCTTGTTGCCGGACTAGCGTTTGCCGTTAACGAACATTTTGATAAAATCTTACTAGGTTATTTACTGCCTGAAAATTTGGCTAAATCAGAGGTTGGAGCTTATTCTGCCTGTTACAAGTTAGGTTTGTTTATGGTTTTGTTTGCAACTGCCTTTAGATTGGGTATTGAGCCGTTCTTTTTTAGTCATGCCAAAAACGCCAACGCCCCACAGACCTACGCCGTTATCACGAAGTACTTCGTTATTTTTGGTTCACTGATTTTATTGGGTGTAATTGTTTTTGCAGATTTCCTGAAATTCCTTTTACTGGACAACAAATCCTATTGGGAAGCAATGAAGGTCGTGCCCCTAATTATACTGGCGAATTTCTTCTTAGGAATTTACAACAATTTGTCGGTTTGGTATAAACTGACAGATCAAACCAAAATTGGAGCTTATATTTCTATCGTTGGTGCTATAGTAACGTTGGTTTTGAATTACTTTCTAATTCCAAAGTACAGTTATTACGGATCCGCTATTGCAACTATTTCAGCATATGGAAGTATGATGTTAATATCGTATATTTTAGGAAATAAGTATTATCCGATTCCCTACGACATGAAGAAAATAGGGGCTTATTTAGGAATTTCAATTGCATTTTCTGCTATTTCTTTTTACGGATTCAGAGAAAAATATTACGTTGGAATCCCATTACTTTTAATCTTTATTTATTTTGTTTATCACAATGAAAAGGATACAATCAAAGGAATTATGAATAGAAAATAG
- the dut gene encoding dUTP diphosphatase, with protein sequence MKIQIINKSQHDLPNYETIASAGMDLRANLTESITLKPLERTIVKTGLFIELPIGYEAQVRPRSGLAAKKGVTVLNSPGTVDADYRGEIGVILVNLSNEVFVIENGERIAQLIIAKHERAEWVVVEELSVTSRGEGGFGSTGVK encoded by the coding sequence ATGAAAATACAAATTATAAATAAATCACAGCACGATTTGCCAAACTACGAAACAATTGCTTCGGCTGGAATGGATTTGCGCGCTAATTTAACAGAATCAATAACTTTAAAACCACTAGAAAGAACCATCGTAAAAACGGGACTTTTTATTGAATTACCAATCGGATATGAAGCACAGGTAAGACCAAGAAGTGGTCTTGCAGCAAAAAAAGGAGTTACGGTTTTAAATTCACCGGGTACTGTAGATGCGGATTATAGAGGAGAAATAGGTGTAATTTTAGTAAATTTATCAAATGAAGTTTTCGTAATCGAAAATGGAGAAAGAATTGCACAGTTGATTATCGCCAAACATGAAAGAGCAGAATGGGTAGTAGTAGAAGAACTTTCTGTAACCTCCAGAGGTGAAGGCGGTTTTGGAAGTACGGGAGTAAAATAA